The following proteins come from a genomic window of Nostoc sp. ATCC 53789:
- a CDS encoding ATP-binding cassette domain-containing protein, with translation MNKVTLRLEQVNLFTKLKTQLPGNQQGYPILRDIDLEVFQGERIAIVGSVGAGKTSLLRLINRLIEPTSGKIYLENQEYRQIPVIQLRQMVVLVLQESKLLGMTVQQTLAYPLVLRGLPKQTIQQQVSYWTEQLHIPNEWLGRTEVQLSAGQRQLVAIARALLIQPKILLLDEPTSALDAGTASHLMQVLNQLSQTHQTTILMVNHQLELAQMFCTRLLHLKQGHLSTNQTVSEIDWLELRETLIQAEAQDDFGF, from the coding sequence TTGAATAAGGTAACACTCAGGCTAGAGCAAGTTAATCTGTTTACAAAGCTGAAAACCCAACTTCCAGGCAATCAGCAAGGGTATCCCATATTGCGAGATATTGACTTGGAAGTATTTCAGGGCGAACGTATTGCAATTGTAGGGTCAGTAGGCGCTGGTAAAACTTCGTTATTACGCCTCATCAACCGCCTAATTGAACCCACCAGTGGCAAAATCTATCTAGAAAATCAAGAATATCGCCAAATTCCTGTCATCCAGCTACGCCAGATGGTTGTACTTGTATTGCAAGAGTCAAAGCTGTTAGGGATGACAGTTCAGCAAACCTTGGCTTATCCTTTAGTTTTGCGTGGTTTGCCCAAACAGACAATTCAGCAACAAGTCAGTTATTGGACAGAACAACTGCACATTCCCAATGAATGGTTAGGGCGAACTGAGGTACAACTTTCTGCTGGACAACGACAACTAGTAGCGATCGCTCGTGCCTTACTCATCCAGCCTAAAATATTATTATTAGACGAGCCAACCTCTGCCCTTGATGCTGGTACAGCTTCCCATCTCATGCAAGTCTTAAACCAGTTGAGTCAAACTCATCAAACCACGATTCTGATGGTAAATCACCAACTGGAACTTGCCCAAATGTTTTGTACTCGATTATTACACCTAAAACAAGGTCATTTATCCACAAATCAAACAGTCTCTGAGATAGACTGGCTTGAATTACGAGAAACCTTAATTCAAGCAGAAGCTCAAGACGATTTTGGATTTTGA
- a CDS encoding response regulator transcription factor has protein sequence MGSVCIEIIEGNPHLRSLLGWHLQQLEYRVHQAASIYQAREVFLSHQPTLVVLDADLPDGDGIEFCRWLHRQQQPLILMLSARNSEGDIVAGLKAGADDYLSKPFGMQEFLARVEALIRRKRTPTAPAYLDYGTLQIDLVQRRVRFQGEFIDLTPQEFSLLYVLAQAGGVPLSRSELLRRAWPDAIDNPRTIDTHVLSLRKKVELDPRQPNLIQTIRNVGYRFNMEILNTNISQSQTTKLARERFNNQRSTLTSSQV, from the coding sequence GTGGGTTCGGTTTGTATAGAAATCATTGAGGGGAATCCCCATCTGAGGTCGTTGTTGGGTTGGCACTTGCAACAGCTGGAATACCGTGTGCATCAAGCTGCCAGTATTTATCAAGCAAGGGAAGTATTTTTAAGCCATCAACCAACACTGGTAGTATTGGATGCAGACCTGCCTGATGGTGATGGCATTGAGTTTTGTCGTTGGTTGCATCGTCAGCAGCAGCCTCTAATCTTAATGCTATCTGCTCGTAATAGTGAAGGTGATATCGTCGCAGGTTTAAAGGCGGGTGCAGATGATTACCTGAGTAAACCTTTTGGGATGCAAGAGTTTTTGGCACGGGTAGAGGCACTGATTCGCCGGAAACGCACACCTACTGCACCAGCTTATTTGGATTATGGCACTTTGCAAATAGATTTAGTCCAGCGCCGTGTCCGCTTCCAGGGAGAGTTTATCGACTTAACGCCCCAAGAATTCAGTTTATTGTACGTTTTGGCACAAGCTGGGGGAGTACCTCTGAGTAGGTCGGAATTACTGCGTCGTGCTTGGCCTGACGCTATTGATAACCCTCGTACCATTGATACTCACGTTTTATCGCTGCGGAAAAAGGTTGAACTTGATCCTCGCCAACCAAACTTGATTCAAACTATCCGCAATGTAGGATACCGTTTTAACATGGAAATTTTGAATACCAATATTTCACAATCACAAACAACAAAGTTAGCTAGAGAGAGATTTAATAATCAACGTTCAACACTTACTAGTAGTCAAGTTTGA
- a CDS encoding DUF6761 family protein: protein MLQDTQTIRYYQRLTDAFAELWNRGYRTDDMRMYLDGYLAALRQSNVIEPYLIHRLEEEASRFLYDGSNFAVPQPQPQPDYY, encoded by the coding sequence ATGCTCCAAGACACACAAACCATCCGCTATTACCAAAGACTCACCGACGCCTTCGCCGAGTTATGGAATCGCGGTTATCGCACGGATGATATGCGGATGTATTTGGATGGATATCTAGCCGCATTGCGACAAAGTAACGTCATTGAACCTTATCTGATTCATCGTCTAGAAGAGGAGGCCAGCCGCTTCTTGTACGATGGGTCAAATTTTGCAGTGCCGCAACCACAGCCACAACCAGATTACTACTAA
- the grxD gene encoding Grx4 family monothiol glutaredoxin codes for MTPEIKEKIDNLLEQNKILVFMKGNKLMPQCGFSNNVVQILNTLGVPFETVDVLSDSEIRQGIKEYSNWPTIPQVYINGEFVGGSDILIELYQKGELQQKVEVALAS; via the coding sequence ATGACACCAGAAATCAAAGAGAAAATTGATAACTTGCTAGAACAGAACAAAATTCTAGTTTTTATGAAGGGAAACAAGTTAATGCCCCAATGTGGTTTCTCCAACAACGTTGTGCAGATTCTCAATACCTTGGGAGTTCCCTTCGAGACGGTTGATGTTCTCTCAGACTCTGAAATCCGTCAAGGAATTAAAGAATACTCTAACTGGCCAACAATTCCCCAAGTGTATATCAATGGTGAATTTGTTGGCGGTTCTGATATCTTGATTGAACTTTACCAAAAAGGTGAATTGCAACAAAAGGTAGAAGTAGCACTAGCTTCCTAA
- a CDS encoding BolA family transcriptional regulator, with the protein MISPQQVEAMIKAELPDAQVQVQDLTGGGDHYQVTVVSSHFAGKGLVQQHQLVYGALGQAMSTEAIHALAVKTYTPEAWQATASS; encoded by the coding sequence ATGATTAGTCCGCAGCAGGTTGAGGCAATGATCAAGGCGGAACTGCCAGACGCACAGGTTCAGGTGCAAGACTTGACTGGTGGCGGCGACCACTATCAAGTGACAGTAGTTTCATCGCACTTTGCAGGTAAAGGACTAGTGCAACAGCACCAGTTAGTTTATGGTGCGTTGGGTCAAGCTATGTCAACTGAAGCGATTCATGCCTTGGCGGTAAAAACATACACTCCCGAAGCTTGGCAAGCTACAGCAAGTTCCTAA